The following DNA comes from Methanosarcina vacuolata Z-761.
TTAAGGTCGACTTCCCCTTCCACAGATGTATAGCCCCAGGAACCACCACAGAGAGCCCTTACACCGGCCCCCCGTGTAAAGTTTCTGGATAGTTCCTCGATCTTTCCGTTATCCAGAATAATTGAGGTGGAACTGCCCTCAATTACCCTGCAGTCATAAAATTTAATATCCTGCATAATAGTCATAATCAGTTCCTGCACCCGAAAAGGTTCTTAGCCTGCACGGAAGCGGGTGAAACCTCAGGAATATCGAAGCTGAGCTTTGTAATGTTTCGCAATTTTTCGATAATTGAGTTCTTTTTCGGACCTACAAGGCTGTGTTCCATTACCTCCGCAATAGAGGAGACAGGAATAATCTGGATTTTGTCCTTGTACGCCTTTTCGATAAGGACATCTGCCTCGTTTGCTTTGGGGATAATTACTTTCTTAATCCCGGCCCGGGCTGCAGCCTCAATTTTATAGGTAACTCCACCTACAGGCAGGACATCTCCCCTGACTGAAAGGGAACCTGTCATTGCCACGGTCTGGTCTACAGGAATCTTCTCAATGGCAGATATGACAGCTGTTGCAATGGAAACTGATGCACTGTCTCCTTCAACACCTTCGTAGGTCCCTACAAACTGGATATGGACATCATGTCTGGATATATCCGTACCTGTCATGTTCTTAATAACGGCAGAGACATTTAGTACTGCTTCCTTCGCAATCGTCTTAAGCTTACCTGTTGCTATAATACGCCCTTCGGCTCCGGAAAGTGCCGGGGTGACTTCGGATACTATGGGAAGTACAATTCCTGAATCTCCACCCATGACTGCAAGCCCGTTGACTCTGCCCACAGCAGAACCTTTTCTAAGGAAGGATTCGTAATCTTTGCGGTTTTCCAGATAACTATCTGCAAGCTGCTGTTCAATAGATCTTGCAATTCTTTTTGCTGCAAGTACGTGCTCAGCGGTTGTTAATGGAGCGCCTTCGGAATGGGCAATGTCTCCTGCCACGCGTACAAGTCCACCAAGGTCACGAAGCTTCAGGGTAAGGTGCCCTTTCCTGCCTGCCCGCCTTCTGGCTTCCCGAATTACTTCTTCCACTGCACCTTCGTCAAAGTGAGGGATGTGCCCGTCCCGAACAACTTCCTGGGCAACGAAACGGACCATTTTCTTCCGGTTCTCAGGAGTATCTTCCATAGAATCCTGCATGTAAACTTCGTAGCCGTAACCTTTTATTCTTGACCTGAGCGCAGGGTGCATCTTCTGCACAGCGTCGAGGTTTCCTGCAGACACCATAATAAAGTCACAGGGTACTGGCTCGGTCTTGACAAGAGCTCCTGAACTTCTCTCGGACTGTCCGGTAATCGGGTATTCCTTTTCCTGGAGTGCAGTCAGGAGACTCTGCTGGGATTCCAGCCTGAGAGTGTTGATTTCGTCAATAAAGAGCACACCCTTGTGGGCCTTGTGGATATCTCCGGCTTCTACTCTGTCATGAGCAGGGGTTTCAAGCCCACCGGACTGGAATGGATCGTGCCTCACATCTCCAAGCAGAGCTCCTGCGTGGGCTCCGGTTGCATCGATATAAGGTGCATGCTCTTTGTCATAGTTTGAAACCGCCAGTTTCGGGATCATCATTTCTTCTTTAGGCAAGAACTGGCGGGTTAGCATGAGAATCATAATACCTGCAATAATGCCCCAGAGTAATTGACCAACAAAATAAGAATAGATGATAATGCCCACAACAAAAAGCATCATGAGCATATTTCTGGCCTGAGCTTTCTTCCTGGCCTCCATCTTGTGAGCCATGACGATTTCTCTGCCCTTTCCGGCAGGAACTTCCCTTATTTTAGGATTGTTAAGGTCTTCCATGTTAGGATATACAAGGATATCCTTTAGCTCTTCTTTAGGGAGAAGTTCTGCCATTGCTTTCGCAAGCAGAGATTTCCCTGTTCCTGGGGTCCCTATCATCATAATGTGCCGTCTCTGACCAGCCGCTTTTTTTACGACTTCGACGGCATGTTCCTGACCCAGCACCTGGTCGATAAGAAGTTTGGGTACATCTATATTAGAAGTATTTTCAAAAGAAAAACCGATATCAACATATTCATAATCGTCCTGATCGGACTCAGACTCGGCCTTTACTTGATTGGATTCAGGCCCGGTCATACCCCCACCGGACTCCTCCTTCTTCTGATCGGCCTTAGACGTGTCTACATCCTGAACGGGCTTGCTGATGTTTTCAGCGGGTTCGTCCATCTTCCCCGAAGACTCGTCTATGTTCTGATTATTATTATACACCATGGTTAGCTCACATATTCGAACGTTATTCAATAGACGTTACTGATCGATATATATACTTGACGTTATCGAAAAAATAAATGCTTTTAGTGATAAAATGATTGGCAAAAGGAGATGCCACAATAACGAGTTCCTCAAGTTACTGTGACCCCTCCATCTTTCTGCTAATTATATTAACTTACTGCATATATAATTAACCTGCCAGTATATCTCCCATTTATAGAAATGTTTTGTTATATAGAATTAATAGGACCTTTTTGTTGTTATATCATTTGCTAGATTTTTTTGTTTGGCTATAAAATGTAATG
Coding sequences within:
- the lonB gene encoding ATP-dependent protease LonB, whose product is MVYNNNQNIDESSGKMDEPAENISKPVQDVDTSKADQKKEESGGGMTGPESNQVKAESESDQDDYEYVDIGFSFENTSNIDVPKLLIDQVLGQEHAVEVVKKAAGQRRHIMMIGTPGTGKSLLAKAMAELLPKEELKDILVYPNMEDLNNPKIREVPAGKGREIVMAHKMEARKKAQARNMLMMLFVVGIIIYSYFVGQLLWGIIAGIMILMLTRQFLPKEEMMIPKLAVSNYDKEHAPYIDATGAHAGALLGDVRHDPFQSGGLETPAHDRVEAGDIHKAHKGVLFIDEINTLRLESQQSLLTALQEKEYPITGQSERSSGALVKTEPVPCDFIMVSAGNLDAVQKMHPALRSRIKGYGYEVYMQDSMEDTPENRKKMVRFVAQEVVRDGHIPHFDEGAVEEVIREARRRAGRKGHLTLKLRDLGGLVRVAGDIAHSEGAPLTTAEHVLAAKRIARSIEQQLADSYLENRKDYESFLRKGSAVGRVNGLAVMGGDSGIVLPIVSEVTPALSGAEGRIIATGKLKTIAKEAVLNVSAVIKNMTGTDISRHDVHIQFVGTYEGVEGDSASVSIATAVISAIEKIPVDQTVAMTGSLSVRGDVLPVGGVTYKIEAAARAGIKKVIIPKANEADVLIEKAYKDKIQIIPVSSIAEVMEHSLVGPKKNSIIEKLRNITKLSFDIPEVSPASVQAKNLFGCRN